ATCGAGTGATTAGATCAAGTATACTATTTACTCAACCCTTGTCAGGGTCTGCTGACTTTCGTAACGTTTATTTATATAACCGTTAGGGTTCAGCGGTAAGAATAAGAAAAAGTTCAGTATACCTGACTACAAAAAATAGTCTTAATCCATCAGTGTTATATCGCTGCTGCGATTTTGAGAATCTTGAGTGACCGTGACATAAACCATTGCCATCCAGTCAATAGAGGGTAGTCCATGATTCAATCCGTTGGATATTCTATCAACTTCATTCAAGATGAAGCGCGCCAGTTGGTGCAGCGCGGTGTTCTCAGTCGCCATCAGCCCATCTATACCTTGTGTAAGTACATTCCAGCACGGGAATGGGCGATGATTGAGTGCGAGCTAGAGCGTAGTTGCTATTTGCTTAGAGACCGAATTGGGGATCTAATCGGTCGTGAAGAATGGGCAAATGATTAACCCGTTAACGGATAGTTGAGTAATGTACACGTTGGTGGTAGAGGAGAATCTATCTAGGACACAAACGAATATTGGTGCATGGGTCTCCTATGCAATTTTGTAGGCTATTGAACTTGCTAAACGAATAATCTAGTACGGATGGCTCCATTGCAGGGGCCATCCTTTTTCCAGTTCTATAAAGCCTTGGTAGAGTCGCCTATACGGAGCCTGCTCAAGCTGTGCTACGAATCGTTCTCGCTTCTCAATGTTTCTAGCTCGGCGCGAATAGACGCAATCTGCTGAGTCAGTTCCTGGAGGTCGGTCTGGAGGTCGGGGGCAGCCGTAGGAGCCGAGGATTGGGATGGCGACGGCGTAGAGGACGAACGGTTTGAGGCCGAGCTTGCACTATTAAACAATTGCTCGACAAAGGTGCGTGCCTCTCGTTCAGCGGTTTCGCCTTTTGCTTCCCATTCTTCTGTAAGCTGATAAAAGTCCGTTTGTAGTCTTGAAAACGTCTCTGCTCCTTGATCGGGGTTTTTGACAGACTCCGCGATCGCAGTTGCCGCGCCAAGGGTTACGCGAAAGCCTTTTTGGATGAGTTGAGCCAAATTTTCGGGATTCATTTGGGCAAATCAGAATTGAATGCTTTTAGCCTTCTATATTAGCGATCCTTTGTCAAGAACCAATGTTTCCGACCTTTTTGCCTCCGACGGTTGTCCAACTGACAGAAGAAACGTCACGCCAAATCGCGATCGCCCTACAACAGAAGGCGATCGCCACGC
The genomic region above belongs to Synechococcales cyanobacterium T60_A2020_003 and contains:
- a CDS encoding DUF4327 family protein; protein product: MIQSVGYSINFIQDEARQLVQRGVLSRHQPIYTLCKYIPAREWAMIECELERSCYLLRDRIGDLIGREEWAND